A genomic window from Rhodococcus sp. KBS0724 includes:
- a CDS encoding ABC transporter substrate-binding protein has product MTRLLAPSATDRDYWAIVDNLTRRGFFGIGAGVAATAFLAACSSSESATPENAETFEFTRGDEKLIIPTDPQNVVALDPRDGLELSILAGYPVTAYPSGAAEHLRREVPNATGVEIFAEGASDPNFEYISTLGADLLVLSAGWWDTGSYGNDRMQQIAPVLPVGKDFTPEWRKVMVDFLTGIGRSDRAEEVLADYDAHVAQVRPTVEQLMTGKKVAFVAAAEDQIAWFQNDFRTAVAEDLGFEVLREGPDLRVMLGPEQFNRLEEADVIFALDRSATGSVYTSPTWLRLPAAQAGRVIPFDYYKAAGYALTAKVLVDDLAAGVKR; this is encoded by the coding sequence ATGACTCGACTCCTTGCACCCTCCGCCACCGATCGTGACTACTGGGCGATCGTGGACAACCTGACCCGACGCGGATTTTTCGGCATCGGAGCCGGTGTCGCAGCCACTGCATTTCTCGCTGCGTGCAGTAGTTCGGAGAGTGCGACGCCGGAAAATGCGGAGACCTTCGAATTCACGCGCGGCGACGAGAAGCTGATCATTCCGACGGACCCGCAGAACGTGGTTGCTCTCGATCCGAGGGACGGCCTCGAATTGTCGATCCTCGCCGGATACCCGGTGACCGCCTACCCGTCGGGCGCCGCCGAACACCTGCGCCGCGAGGTTCCGAATGCCACTGGCGTCGAGATCTTTGCCGAAGGTGCTTCGGATCCCAACTTTGAATACATCTCGACCCTCGGCGCCGATCTTCTTGTCCTCAGCGCGGGCTGGTGGGACACCGGGTCGTACGGCAACGACCGGATGCAGCAGATCGCTCCGGTCCTGCCTGTCGGAAAGGACTTCACCCCGGAGTGGCGGAAGGTCATGGTGGACTTCCTCACTGGCATCGGGCGCAGTGATCGTGCCGAAGAAGTGCTGGCCGACTACGACGCTCACGTGGCTCAGGTCCGCCCGACCGTCGAACAACTGATGACCGGCAAGAAGGTTGCGTTTGTCGCCGCCGCGGAGGATCAGATCGCGTGGTTCCAGAACGATTTCCGCACTGCCGTCGCCGAGGACTTGGGGTTCGAGGTTTTGCGTGAAGGCCCCGACCTCCGCGTGATGCTCGGACCGGAGCAGTTCAACCGTCTGGAAGAGGCCGACGTCATCTTCGCCTTGGATCGCAGCGCCACCGGCAGTGTGTACACCTCGCCGACGTGGCTGCGACTGCCCGCCGCACAGGCCGGCCGAGTGATTCCGTTCGACTACTACAAGGCCGCGGGATACGCCCTGACCGCCAAGGTTCTGGTCGACGACTTGGCGGCCGGGGTCAAGCGCTAG
- a CDS encoding GAP family protein — protein MGSVIGDLLPLAVGVAISPIPIIAAILMLLSKRAGSTSIGFALGWIVGIVVATVIFVLLSNQMEKSTDSSAGVSWIKIALGVLLLAFGVKQWRGRGGEHETPKWMQAIDDMTAAKGFGLGFALAAINPKNLMMCIAAGISIGAATLPTGQIVIAVAIFTVIAASTVCLPVIGYLIAADRLRTPLAELKVWLQDNNATVMSVLILVIGVVLIGKGIGGF, from the coding sequence ATGGGTTCTGTCATCGGAGATCTGTTGCCACTTGCGGTAGGAGTGGCGATTTCGCCGATTCCGATCATCGCGGCCATCCTGATGCTCCTGTCGAAGCGGGCGGGAAGTACCAGCATCGGGTTTGCCCTGGGCTGGATAGTCGGAATCGTCGTTGCAACAGTGATATTCGTTCTCCTGTCGAATCAAATGGAGAAATCAACCGATTCTTCGGCCGGTGTTTCGTGGATCAAGATCGCCTTGGGTGTTCTCCTGCTTGCGTTCGGGGTAAAGCAGTGGCGCGGACGTGGCGGTGAACACGAGACCCCCAAATGGATGCAGGCCATTGACGACATGACGGCAGCCAAGGGATTCGGTCTCGGTTTCGCGTTGGCCGCGATCAATCCCAAGAATCTGATGATGTGTATCGCCGCCGGTATCTCGATCGGCGCTGCAACGTTGCCGACCGGACAGATAGTCATCGCTGTCGCGATTTTCACCGTCATCGCGGCGTCGACTGTCTGCCTACCCGTGATCGGGTATCTGATCGCGGCAGATCGGTTGCGTACGCCGTTGGCCGAGCTGAAGGTCTGGCTGCAGGACAACAACGCGACGGTGATGAGTGTGCTGATACTCGTTATCGGGGTTGTGTTGATCGGTAAGGGAATCGGCGGGTTCTGA
- a CDS encoding SulP family inorganic anion transporter yields MSIRHTHTPLVFGSLAGYQRAWLRPDIIAGLTVWAVLVPEALAYASIAGVPPVVGLYAAVPALVLYAAAGSSRHLVVGPMSATAALSAALIAPFAGGDDSRFVALSVGLAVVTGLVGLLAGFVRLGFIASFISEPVLKGFIVGLALTIIIGQVPKLLGVEKGEGNFFVQAAAVVRELGSVDGLTVFVGLLSLTLVLAVKRWLPLVPGSLLVVLLGITAVALFGLDDRGIDIVGHIDAGLPSVGLPEGVRAEDYLDLIGPAVGVLLIGFAEGLGAAKTYAAKAGYTVDANRELTGLGAANLGAGLCSGMVVNGSLSKTAVNGGAGAKTQLSGLTVAVLTVLTLLFLTGLFEKLPEATLSAVVIAAVVELVDFSSLAALYRVWTKRLGSIYGVAARADFAAAIAAMFGVLIFDTLPGLIIGIAVSMLLLLYRVSKPHVAELAKSGSRWVDIAAHPELQENSDVKPSGGVIVVRVEAGLFFANADHVRDRIDDLVTDDTSMIILDAETSPFIDVSGAQMLEQLRDSLARKNIVFRVARDVGQFRDVLAGTPGGGVKVDVYPSVAEAMADRNDRRSS; encoded by the coding sequence ATGAGCATTCGACACACTCACACCCCGCTTGTCTTCGGTTCGCTGGCCGGCTATCAGCGTGCGTGGCTGCGGCCCGACATCATTGCCGGGCTCACGGTGTGGGCGGTGCTCGTCCCGGAAGCCTTGGCATACGCCAGCATCGCCGGCGTCCCACCCGTCGTCGGGCTTTACGCAGCGGTACCCGCGCTGGTTCTGTATGCAGCTGCAGGTAGTTCGCGCCACCTTGTTGTCGGTCCGATGTCGGCCACCGCGGCATTGTCTGCAGCATTGATCGCTCCCTTTGCCGGTGGCGACGACTCACGATTTGTCGCCCTGTCGGTCGGACTTGCCGTCGTCACCGGTCTGGTCGGGCTACTCGCCGGATTCGTACGGTTGGGATTTATCGCCTCGTTCATCTCGGAACCAGTACTCAAGGGTTTCATCGTCGGGTTGGCGCTGACCATCATCATCGGGCAGGTCCCGAAACTGCTGGGCGTCGAGAAGGGCGAAGGTAATTTCTTCGTGCAAGCCGCGGCGGTGGTGCGTGAGTTGGGGAGCGTGGACGGACTCACGGTCTTCGTCGGATTGCTTAGCCTGACTCTGGTGTTGGCGGTCAAGCGGTGGTTGCCGTTGGTTCCCGGATCACTCCTGGTTGTTCTGCTGGGCATCACCGCGGTCGCACTGTTCGGCCTCGACGATCGGGGCATCGACATCGTCGGCCACATCGACGCCGGGTTGCCGAGTGTCGGGCTACCGGAGGGAGTGCGAGCCGAGGATTACCTGGACTTGATCGGACCCGCTGTCGGTGTGCTGCTCATCGGTTTTGCCGAAGGTTTGGGCGCAGCAAAGACTTATGCGGCCAAGGCGGGCTACACCGTCGACGCGAACCGCGAACTGACTGGACTCGGTGCCGCTAACCTGGGCGCCGGACTGTGCTCGGGCATGGTGGTCAACGGCAGTCTCTCCAAGACCGCTGTCAACGGCGGGGCCGGAGCCAAGACGCAGCTCAGTGGGCTCACGGTTGCAGTGCTGACGGTGTTGACGCTTCTCTTTCTCACCGGGCTGTTCGAGAAACTGCCCGAAGCGACACTCTCTGCCGTGGTGATCGCCGCGGTGGTCGAACTGGTCGACTTCTCTTCTCTCGCAGCGCTGTACCGAGTGTGGACCAAACGGTTGGGCAGCATCTACGGCGTGGCGGCGCGCGCCGATTTCGCGGCAGCGATAGCGGCGATGTTCGGTGTGCTCATCTTCGACACGTTGCCGGGCTTGATCATCGGAATCGCCGTCTCGATGCTGCTGCTTCTCTACCGCGTCTCCAAACCGCATGTGGCTGAACTAGCCAAGAGTGGCTCACGGTGGGTGGATATCGCTGCTCATCCGGAACTGCAGGAGAACTCGGACGTGAAGCCTTCCGGCGGCGTGATCGTCGTACGGGTGGAAGCGGGACTGTTCTTTGCCAACGCCGATCATGTTCGAGACCGGATCGACGATCTTGTCACCGACGACACGTCCATGATCATTCTCGACGCCGAGACGTCACCGTTCATCGACGTGAGCGGGGCACAAATGCTCGAACAGTTGCGAGATTCGCTGGCGCGGAAGAACATCGTGTTCCGTGTCGCCCGCGACGTTGGGCAGTTTCGGGACGTTCTCGCCGGTACTCCCGGTGGGGGTGTGAAGGTCGACGTCTACCCGAGCGTCGCGGAAGCCATGGCTGATCGCAATGATCGCCGGAGTTCGTGA
- a CDS encoding alpha/beta fold hydrolase, protein MTITIPGFDYQQISAQDGVRLNVAVGGSGTPLVLLHGFPQTHLMWRHVATALASDHTVICPDLRGYGASDKPMEENPGTYSKRTMAADIVEVAKKLGHEKFALVGHDRGALVAVRAGLDHPDVITQLGSLDVLPTLDMWDILHGSNAAVAFHLYLMAQPPGLPEQMISASADAFFEYFLDVWTQNREAIPADVRAEYLRASREAVPSIVADYRASAGIDIEHDQADRDSGNQLHMPVTVIQQDWGSMLGYDAEALWKAWAPDLEHRTLSAGHFMAEEAPTEVVDAIRTLLKR, encoded by the coding sequence ATGACGATCACCATTCCAGGCTTCGACTACCAGCAGATTTCCGCACAGGACGGCGTGCGTCTCAACGTCGCCGTCGGCGGAAGCGGAACACCACTCGTACTTCTTCACGGTTTCCCCCAGACTCACCTCATGTGGCGTCACGTGGCCACCGCATTGGCGTCGGATCACACCGTCATCTGCCCGGATCTCCGCGGATACGGGGCCAGCGACAAGCCGATGGAGGAAAACCCCGGCACGTATTCCAAAAGAACAATGGCTGCCGACATTGTCGAGGTAGCGAAGAAACTGGGACACGAGAAGTTTGCCCTCGTCGGCCACGATCGCGGCGCACTGGTCGCCGTCAGGGCAGGGCTGGATCATCCGGATGTGATCACGCAGCTCGGTTCACTGGACGTGCTCCCCACTTTGGATATGTGGGACATCCTGCACGGATCGAATGCTGCTGTGGCATTCCATCTCTATCTCATGGCCCAGCCACCCGGCCTCCCCGAGCAGATGATCAGCGCCAGCGCGGACGCGTTCTTCGAGTACTTTCTCGACGTGTGGACGCAAAACCGCGAAGCGATTCCGGCTGACGTGCGGGCGGAATACTTGCGCGCCTCTCGGGAGGCGGTGCCGTCGATCGTTGCCGATTACCGCGCGTCGGCCGGCATCGACATCGAACACGATCAGGCCGATCGGGATTCGGGCAACCAACTGCACATGCCGGTCACGGTCATCCAGCAGGACTGGGGTTCCATGCTCGGCTACGACGCCGAGGCTCTGTGGAAAGCGTGGGCACCCGATCTCGAGCACCGCACGCTGTCCGCAGGTCACTTCATGGCGGAAGAGGCGCCCACCGAAGTGGTCGATGCGATCCGCACCCTGCTGAAGAGGTAG
- a CDS encoding GAP family protein, whose translation MGSLLLQQIPLALGIIMSPLAVVAVVAVLFSDRARINSIAYLIGWFLGIIVSLSVSFAILTALQVHQRTHPPLWVPILHLILGAVLLAGAWFVYTRSHRRMHAMVEATGPGEIAAAAPQLPKMLQSVEHFTPGRSGILGFALFILNPIDMSCAIAAAMNFRLSSATSSAQWASAVVFALVSASSVAVPVALLLIKKEKATEPLQRIRTWIATNTHLLNVGLLILIAAMQISKGIQGL comes from the coding sequence ATGGGGTCTTTGTTGTTGCAGCAGATTCCGCTCGCGCTCGGCATCATCATGAGCCCGCTGGCGGTAGTGGCTGTGGTTGCGGTGTTGTTCTCCGACAGGGCGCGGATCAACAGCATCGCGTATCTCATCGGGTGGTTCCTCGGAATCATTGTGTCGCTGTCGGTCTCGTTTGCGATTTTGACCGCGCTGCAAGTACATCAGCGGACGCACCCGCCGCTGTGGGTACCTATCCTGCACCTGATCCTTGGAGCAGTACTTCTGGCTGGGGCCTGGTTCGTGTACACCCGCAGTCATCGGCGGATGCATGCAATGGTGGAGGCGACCGGGCCCGGTGAGATTGCCGCTGCGGCCCCTCAGCTGCCGAAAATGCTGCAGTCGGTAGAACATTTCACACCCGGCCGCTCCGGCATTCTCGGTTTTGCGCTCTTCATCCTCAATCCCATCGACATGTCCTGTGCCATAGCGGCGGCCATGAACTTTCGATTGAGCAGTGCGACATCGTCTGCGCAGTGGGCCTCTGCAGTGGTGTTCGCACTGGTGTCAGCTAGCTCGGTGGCAGTTCCGGTTGCACTGCTCTTGATCAAGAAGGAGAAGGCAACAGAGCCGCTGCAACGAATTCGCACGTGGATCGCCACCAATACCCATCTGCTGAACGTGGGACTTCTGATCCTGATCGCGGCGATGCAGATCAGCAAAGGGATCCAAGGACTATGA
- a CDS encoding BTAD domain-containing putative transcriptional regulator — protein sequence MRDHTVGGPNFGVLGPVVAWNESGEPIDLKGPRHRAVLARLVVARGRVVPVDLIVDDLWVDPPAGATSAIRTFVSALRRALEPGRPPRTKPKAIVTAGPGYALHAAPDAVDAWKFERLVREAADSAPAQSLELLRVALELWRGPAYAEYAEEPWARSERSRLEELRLTAVERLASTQLDLGFAADAIPDLDAHVTEHPWREDGWRLLALSLYRCDRQGDALAVLRRARKLLAEELGIDPGPRLADLEADILRREGYLDPGAAEQIFAQVSAEYDRTVAAGSKSRLESTVGLLRSLAVAGGSGLETARTQRLKIISAAEQLDDVELTARIIGNYDVPGIWTRSDDPRQAAQIVEAAQRTIDRLPDGNELARARLLATIALESRGLSGDRGLEYARAAVQIGRTLDDPGLLAFALNGLFMQTFWTTGLASERDGIGRELVDLSVRHGLATFEILGHLIRMQALSALGQFDAAELHAETVDRLAGRHERPLAAVFTTWFRAVQTAASGAETTHCEMLYEAAAASFSGSGMPGLEDGILPLAILALRVWRGVPAAFDPDTNWGSYEPWARPHLLLAHGKVNEAAAAVNALPNPPKDLLAEALWCLIAAAAVAVGDRQVMERARAALLPAEGEIAGAGSGMLTAGPVSDYLTRCSEPS from the coding sequence ATGCGAGACCACACTGTCGGCGGACCCAATTTCGGAGTTCTGGGTCCGGTGGTTGCGTGGAACGAATCAGGTGAGCCGATCGATCTCAAAGGTCCACGACATCGAGCGGTCCTCGCTCGCCTCGTAGTTGCTCGTGGCCGCGTCGTCCCAGTGGACCTGATTGTTGATGACCTCTGGGTCGATCCTCCGGCCGGTGCGACCAGCGCGATACGTACGTTCGTTTCCGCGCTGAGACGTGCGCTCGAACCCGGTCGTCCGCCGCGAACGAAGCCGAAAGCCATTGTCACCGCGGGGCCCGGCTATGCCCTTCATGCCGCACCCGATGCGGTCGACGCTTGGAAATTCGAAAGATTGGTGCGTGAAGCCGCTGATTCGGCGCCGGCGCAATCACTCGAACTGCTCCGAGTCGCCCTCGAGCTGTGGCGTGGACCGGCGTATGCGGAGTACGCGGAAGAGCCTTGGGCTCGTTCGGAACGATCACGCTTGGAGGAACTGCGCCTGACAGCGGTCGAGCGCCTCGCTTCCACGCAACTGGATCTCGGGTTTGCCGCGGATGCGATTCCCGATCTGGATGCTCACGTGACGGAACACCCTTGGCGAGAGGATGGTTGGCGACTACTCGCTCTCTCCCTGTACCGCTGCGATCGTCAGGGCGACGCTCTGGCAGTCCTGCGTCGCGCCCGAAAGCTACTCGCCGAAGAGTTGGGCATCGACCCCGGTCCCCGGCTGGCAGATCTCGAGGCTGACATTCTTCGCCGCGAGGGCTACCTGGATCCTGGAGCGGCAGAACAGATATTCGCTCAGGTGTCGGCGGAGTACGACCGAACTGTCGCGGCAGGATCCAAGTCGAGATTGGAATCAACCGTCGGCCTGCTCCGAAGTCTTGCGGTAGCGGGCGGAAGTGGGCTGGAGACTGCTAGAACGCAGCGACTGAAGATCATCAGTGCTGCTGAGCAATTGGACGACGTCGAACTCACCGCACGGATTATCGGTAACTACGACGTGCCCGGAATCTGGACGCGATCCGACGATCCTCGGCAGGCTGCGCAGATTGTCGAGGCCGCTCAGCGCACTATCGATCGACTTCCTGACGGGAACGAACTCGCTCGGGCCAGACTGTTGGCGACAATCGCACTCGAATCACGCGGACTGTCCGGTGATCGTGGGCTCGAATATGCCCGCGCAGCAGTACAGATCGGTCGGACCCTCGACGATCCAGGGCTCTTGGCCTTTGCCCTGAACGGGTTGTTCATGCAGACGTTCTGGACAACGGGCCTGGCCTCCGAGCGCGACGGCATCGGCCGTGAACTGGTAGATCTCTCCGTTCGGCACGGCCTCGCCACCTTCGAGATCCTCGGCCATCTGATCCGCATGCAAGCCCTCAGCGCACTGGGACAATTCGATGCAGCAGAGCTACATGCCGAGACAGTTGATCGACTGGCCGGACGTCACGAACGGCCGTTGGCAGCGGTGTTCACCACCTGGTTCCGCGCCGTGCAAACGGCCGCCAGTGGTGCGGAAACCACGCACTGCGAGATGCTGTACGAAGCTGCGGCGGCCAGTTTTTCCGGTTCCGGTATGCCCGGACTCGAGGATGGAATTCTTCCGCTCGCAATTCTGGCACTCCGAGTATGGCGCGGCGTACCGGCGGCATTCGATCCCGATACGAACTGGGGCTCGTACGAACCTTGGGCCCGGCCGCACCTGCTTCTCGCACACGGGAAAGTGAACGAGGCCGCAGCGGCAGTGAATGCGTTGCCGAACCCACCAAAAGATCTGCTCGCCGAAGCGTTGTGGTGCCTCATCGCCGCAGCCGCGGTCGCTGTCGGCGACCGTCAGGTCATGGAACGAGCGCGGGCTGCGCTTTTGCCCGCCGAAGGCGAAATTGCCGGCGCAGGCAGTGGAATGCTTACGGCCGGCCCGGTCTCGGACTACCTCACGAGGTGCAGCGAGCCCAGCTGA
- a CDS encoding LuxR C-terminal-related transcriptional regulator: MSSSVRASVSTASPSGPVAIARENENRFRPPSAISNVISRPRLHRKLSAARHARAVNLLCAPAGAGKTLLLADWAREQSPAAVSWLTLAERDNNPHVLCTSLAEALATYIEPIACGAPTQLWHSHFMKAIEASEHTITLILDDVHALHDPMSISTLDQVLADAPPNLTIILAARYEPPLTWHRLALDGRLTRFEAHDLAFDSTEITVLLGEYGIELDQRQLALIESFTKGWGAVVRLAGTYLAGRGDTADAVDEFTHTPRPVADFLVDEVLAALPTHLTTFMLKTSVADAFSVDLAEALTGEDAVTEIDTLVQFNLPLTRTDSTDHTTWFSYHPLLREHLCAEFRRVDQNERIRVHHQAATWFETHQHELEALELEASIGDPERIIAFLDRCGLGLVLDGYSSDLTRILESVPTLVSESPCTRMLLAASALHGGDVTTARTYLNFLETASSGLDRDPLFCALRLQALYAGAGPGFDTAFSRHAERRRSTASDVEAFAHLQSATGYFLGRDFGRASTEYTEAAALGMLRGRSCLVLRALTGVGFSAAMNGDIEAMIAHSTHALTFAAEHNLTGTAEYELATSVAALGAYLCSSPDLPYRIPTIENCRQADVLGVSMPAFGWHSVITFGLRRLDTAEDRRSTAGDIRDAMINAIELGTFSVATSALLPTVVNVCLSVGELDWASRLIHDASQQFGATTETHLALSSLRLAGGRLTEAQTELTAATEAPDRPLLAHSVYTSVLQSVIHSANHQPRKAFRSLHDALRTAERGNVLRPFLDYGHALRGILDDFTGHFGDQEPFAERVRAHVQPRELAIAPILTPGEYTVLRELASGDTTESIAETLFLSVNTIKTHLRGIYRKLDVSNRRDALKAARRGGLI, from the coding sequence ATGAGCAGTTCGGTTCGCGCATCCGTTTCGACGGCCAGTCCGTCGGGTCCAGTTGCGATCGCGCGCGAAAACGAGAACCGATTCCGCCCTCCGTCGGCGATCTCCAATGTGATCTCCCGTCCCCGTCTGCATCGAAAGCTCTCTGCCGCCCGCCACGCTCGCGCGGTGAATCTACTGTGTGCCCCTGCCGGGGCCGGCAAGACACTTCTGCTGGCCGACTGGGCACGTGAACAGTCTCCCGCAGCGGTTTCCTGGCTGACGCTGGCCGAACGCGACAACAATCCGCACGTTCTGTGCACTTCGCTCGCCGAAGCGCTCGCAACGTATATCGAACCCATTGCATGCGGTGCACCGACGCAGCTCTGGCACTCCCACTTCATGAAAGCGATCGAGGCCAGCGAACATACGATCACGCTGATCCTCGATGACGTTCATGCCCTTCACGATCCGATGTCGATCAGTACCCTCGATCAGGTTCTCGCGGACGCACCACCGAACCTCACGATCATCCTCGCGGCCCGGTACGAACCTCCCTTGACCTGGCATCGACTGGCCCTCGACGGCCGTCTGACTCGCTTCGAAGCACATGATCTTGCCTTCGACAGCACCGAAATCACAGTGCTGTTAGGCGAATACGGCATCGAACTGGATCAACGACAACTTGCACTCATCGAATCGTTCACCAAAGGATGGGGTGCCGTGGTTCGGTTGGCAGGCACCTATCTCGCAGGACGAGGTGACACTGCGGACGCCGTCGACGAATTCACACACACCCCCAGGCCGGTCGCCGATTTTCTGGTCGACGAGGTCTTGGCCGCACTCCCCACACATCTCACGACCTTCATGCTCAAGACCTCTGTCGCCGACGCATTTTCCGTCGACTTGGCAGAAGCTCTCACCGGCGAAGACGCAGTGACTGAAATCGACACACTGGTTCAGTTCAATTTGCCACTCACACGTACCGATTCAACCGATCACACAACATGGTTCAGCTACCATCCTCTGCTGCGCGAACACCTGTGCGCAGAGTTTCGCCGGGTCGATCAGAACGAACGCATCCGAGTGCACCATCAAGCCGCTACGTGGTTCGAGACGCATCAACACGAACTCGAAGCACTCGAACTCGAAGCCTCCATCGGCGATCCGGAACGTATTATCGCCTTCCTCGATCGCTGCGGCCTCGGACTCGTTCTGGACGGATACAGCAGCGATCTGACCCGAATACTCGAGTCCGTTCCTACTCTCGTCTCCGAATCACCCTGCACTCGAATGCTCCTCGCCGCCTCCGCCCTTCATGGCGGTGACGTGACCACTGCCAGGACATACCTGAATTTCCTGGAAACCGCGTCATCCGGGTTGGATCGCGACCCGCTTTTCTGCGCGTTGAGGCTGCAGGCTCTGTACGCCGGCGCCGGTCCGGGCTTCGACACCGCATTCTCCCGACACGCCGAACGCCGCCGCAGCACTGCGTCCGACGTCGAAGCGTTTGCACACCTTCAATCTGCGACCGGATACTTCCTCGGCCGCGACTTCGGGCGCGCAAGCACCGAATACACCGAAGCCGCAGCACTCGGAATGCTTCGCGGCCGAAGCTGTTTGGTTCTGAGGGCCCTCACCGGTGTCGGATTCTCGGCCGCCATGAACGGCGATATCGAAGCGATGATCGCCCACTCCACACACGCCCTCACCTTCGCTGCCGAGCACAATCTCACCGGCACTGCGGAGTACGAGTTGGCAACATCGGTAGCAGCCCTCGGCGCATATCTTTGCAGTTCACCAGATCTTCCGTATCGGATCCCCACAATCGAAAACTGCCGCCAGGCCGATGTTCTCGGCGTCAGCATGCCCGCCTTCGGTTGGCACAGTGTCATCACCTTCGGACTGCGGCGCCTCGATACTGCGGAAGATCGGCGCTCGACCGCCGGGGACATCCGGGATGCCATGATCAATGCGATCGAACTGGGCACGTTCTCGGTCGCGACGTCTGCACTCCTACCCACTGTGGTCAATGTCTGTCTCTCGGTGGGCGAATTGGACTGGGCGAGCCGACTGATACACGACGCGTCCCAGCAATTCGGAGCCACCACCGAGACACACTTGGCGTTGTCGTCTCTGCGACTGGCCGGCGGCAGACTCACCGAGGCGCAGACCGAATTGACCGCCGCTACGGAGGCACCCGACCGCCCGTTACTCGCTCACAGCGTCTACACATCCGTGCTGCAATCCGTCATTCATTCCGCCAATCACCAACCACGCAAGGCATTTCGATCACTACACGACGCATTGCGTACCGCCGAGCGTGGAAACGTTCTGCGCCCCTTCCTCGACTACGGTCACGCTCTGCGAGGAATCCTTGACGATTTCACCGGGCATTTCGGAGATCAAGAACCTTTTGCCGAGCGGGTGCGGGCACACGTGCAACCACGTGAACTTGCCATCGCTCCGATTCTGACCCCGGGTGAGTACACAGTGCTGCGCGAACTCGCTTCGGGCGACACCACGGAATCGATTGCGGAGACCCTGTTCCTCTCGGTCAACACCATCAAAACCCACTTGCGCGGAATCTATCGCAAGCTTGACGTCAGCAATCGTCGCGACGCTCTGAAAGCCGCGCGCCGTGGCGGACTCATCTGA